A genomic region of Nymphalis io chromosome 3, ilAglIoxx1.1, whole genome shotgun sequence contains the following coding sequences:
- the LOC126781178 gene encoding dnaJ homolog subfamily A member 2-like encodes MADNKLYEILGVSRTASESEIKRNYHKLAKEYHPDKNPAAGDRFKEISYAYEVLSDPKKRQTYDKFGLKGLQEGGLGGGFPPEDFLGHFFSDIFGMGGGGRGRGRARGEDTIHPLKVSLEDMYVGKTAKLQLSKNVICGPCKGVGGKPGSVVCCRDCHGQGIKVSYQQIGPSMTRQFQTRCPTCQGQGETINDKDKCSKCKGKKVLNEIKILEVHVEKGMKENQKIFFRGEGDQQPDTQPGDVIIVLQQKSHDVFKRTGDDLLMEREISLTEALCGFEFVVKHLDGRDLLVRHLPGEVIKPGDLKGIQGEGMPQYKNPFEKGNLYIKFDVTFPENNFALEEQLQNLESILPPRPAFVMPTGEDVEEVNMMEYTASERSRGREEAYASDDEENMHTGPGVQCAHQ; translated from the exons ATGGCTGATAataaattgtatgaaatattaggTGTTTCAAGAACAGCGAGCGAATCAGAAATAAAAAGA AATTACCACAAACTTGCAAAAGAGTATCATCCTGATAAAAATCCGGCAGCTGGTGATAGATTTAAAGAAATAAGCTATGCCTATGAAGTTTTATCTGATCCGAAAAAACGACAAACTTATGACAAATTCGGATTGAAAGGATTACAAGAGGGTGGGCTAGGTGGAGGCTTTCCGCCTGAAGATTTCTTGGGTCACTTTTTTAGTGACATATTTGGTATGGGCGGCGGTGGCAGAGGGAGAGGTCGGGCTCGCGGGGAAGATACTATACATCCATTGAAAGTATCTTTGGAAGATATGTACGTTGGTAAAACGGCTAAGTTAcaattaagtaaaaatgttaTCTGTGGCCCATGCAAAGGAGTAGGTGGTAAGCCAGGATCAGTTGTATGCTGTCGCGATTGTCATGGTCAAGGTATTAAAGTTTCTTACCAGCAGATTGGACCAAGTATGACCCGCCAGTTTCAGACCCGGTGTCCTACTTGTCAAGGACAAGGTGAAACAATAAACGATAAAGATAAGTGCTCCAAATGTAAGGGAAAAAAAGTACTAAACGAGATCAAAATACTTGAAGTACATGTTGAGAAAGGAATGAAAGAAAATCAAAAGATATTCTTTAGAGGAGAGGGGGATCAACAACCTGACACTCAACCAGGTGATGTTATCATAGTATTGCAGCAAAAATCCCATGATGTGTTCAAAAGAACTGGTGATGATTTATTGATGGAACGTGAAATTAGCTTGACAGAAGCATTGTGTGGCTTTGAATTTGTTGTGAAACATTTAGATGGACGAGACCTTCTTGTGAGACATTTGCCTGGAGAAGTAATTAAACCAGGTGATTTGAAAGGAATACAGGGAGAGGGAATGCCTCAATACAAAAACCCATTTGAAAAGGGAAATCTGTACATTAAGTTCGATGTTACTTTTCCTGAAAATAACTTTGCTTTGGAGGAACAACTCCAAAACCTTGAGAGTATATTGCCCCCCAGACCAGCCTTCGTTATGCCAACAGGTGAAGATGTTGAGGAAGTCAATATGATGGAGTACACAGCCAGTGAGAGGAGTCGTGGCCGTGAAGAGGCATATGCTAGTGATGACGAAGAAAACATGCATACAGGGCCTGGAGTACAATGTGCTCACCAGtag
- the LOC126781179 gene encoding transcription termination factor, mitochondrial, giving the protein MAIRNIISSIFLSNRYIFVRTLYSVTCPVNKFQKSHQLDSKFSSAFLINKANKSLGDHEFKTKIKDIDASKERIIKELNFLSIKDATPFFKLPVKSLLQIYKTTKNDEQNGFCKNRLYYIAHRIKCPPSNLSELIIKRTFIYKLSFDWLESSLNVLLVMNVPGDRIKRDLWVLKYHHKTIYERLLRVRNLGVENLYPWMVRCSEDILSRSIEINQETKAILGENKTTKMYLANRLNTTPDVIEDMYLKIPALKTIRVKKAKSFLDFLIKEGFTVEEIVDKPRIFAASQKTVKLRLEKLKSLGLSEINLNILCRSRRDFQRYYESIESISKETE; this is encoded by the exons ATGGCTAtcagaaatataatttcatcaatatttttaagtaatcgttatatttttgttcgaaCATTATATTCTGTTACTTGCCCTGTTAATAAATTTCAGAAAAGTCATCAATTAGATAGCAAATTTTCTTCtgcatttcttataaataaagcaaataaaagCTTAGGTGACCAcgaatttaaaactaaaataaaag aTATTGATGCATCTAAAGAAAGAATAATCAAGGAATTAAATTTCTTGTCAATAAAAGATGCTACGCCTTTTTTCAAGTTGCCTGTGAAATCATTACTGCAAATTTACAAAACAACTAAAAATGATGAACAAAATGGCTTTTGTAAAAACAGGTTGTATTATATTGCCCACCGAATTAag tgtccaCCCTCTAATTTAAGTGaactaattataaaaaggacttttatatacaaattatcatTTGATTGGTTAGAAAGTTCTTTAAATGTACTATTAG tTATGAATGTTCCTGGTGATCGCATAAAGCGTGATTTATGGGTCCTCAAGTATCATCATAAAACTATATATGAAAGGCTTCTAAGAGTTAGAAATTTGGGTGTTGAAAATCTGTACCCCTGGATGGTTCGTTGTTCTGAAGATATATTAAGCAG atCTATAGAAATAAATCAAGAAACTAAGGCAATATTGggagaaaataaaacaactaaaatGTACCTTGCGAACCGCTTAAATACTACACCAGATGTTATTGAAGACATGTATCTCAAAATACCTGCTCTTAAAACTATCAGAGTCAAAAAG GCAAAAAGTTTCttggattttttaattaaagaaggTTTTACTGTTGAAGAAATTGTGGACAAGCCTAGAATATTTGCAGCTTCTCAAAAGACAGTAAAATTGAGATTAGAAAAACTTAAAAGTTTAGGTCTcagtgaaattaatttaaacattcttTGTAGAAGTAGGAGGGATTTTCAAAGATATTACGAATCCATTGAATCAATTTCTAAAGAGACTGAATGA
- the LOC126781157 gene encoding U2 small nuclear ribonucleoprotein auxiliary factor 35 kDa subunit-related protein 2: protein MGRHTEWRNMVKKERRRRIRTLKAKQIESSLEYQMWCKNQEALELLEAEQIEKSNKIENDKWIQAELESLQQWKKIQIKNESLLQNKLQQLAKLKLEWEMEKQRKEREAERLKEIEDENRKRQDIFMNNLEKFLNGDIMEPPQELLILYESKPNCEPCPFFTKTACCRFGDECSRNHKYPGISKILLAANMFGHFGLENANYNEYDTDIMLEYEDRDTYKDFKDFFLDILPEFQKFGKVVELKVCNNYERHLRGNTYVEYADVRSAVQAYRALHSRWYGGKQLSLQFCHLLSWNYAICGLQSSKRCPKGRACNFLHVFKNPVRLQEENRRSERPRWTPSRSWRWSESPERFVIKDKEIKRHSSSNSERNHRRHRSRRSSSYRKRD, encoded by the exons ATGGGAAG gcATACAGAGTGGCGTAATATGGttaaaaaagaaagaagaagaagaattcgAACTCTAAAAGCCAAACAAATAG aatcATCACTTGAGTATCAAATGTGGTGTAAAAACCAAGAGGCATTAGAGTTACTTGAGGCTGAACAAAtcgaaaaatcaaataaaattgaaaatgacaAATGGATACAAGCTGAGCTAGAATCATTACAGcaatggaaaaaaatacagatCAAAAATGAATCATTACTCCAAAATAAACTTCAACAACTAGCTAAACTAAAATta gAATGGGAAATGGAAAAACAAAGGAAAGAAAGAGAAGCGGAGCGGTTGAAAGAAATTGAAGACGAAAATAGGAAAAGAcaagatatatttatgaataatttagagAAATTTTTAAATGGAGATATAATGGAACCTCCTCAAGAACTATTGATCTTATATGAAAGTAAACCAAATTGTGAACCATGCCCATTCTTTACTAAAACAGCATGTTGTCGTTTTGGCGATGAATGTTCTAGAAATCATAAATATCCTGGCATAAGCAAA atCCTTCTAGCTGCAAATATGTTTGGACATTTTGGTTTAGAAAATGCTAATTACAATGAATATGATACAGACATAATGTTGGAATATGAAGATAGAGATACTTACAAAgatttcaaagatttttttttagatatattacCTGAGTTCCAGAAATTTGGAAAGGTTGTGGAATTGAAG GTGTGTAATAATTATGAAAGACATCTTCGTGGTAATACATATGTAGAATATGCTGATGTACGTAGTGCTGTTCAAGCTTATCGCGCTTTACATTCACGATGGTATGGGGGCAAACAACTTTCTCTACAATTTTGTCATCTTCTCTCGTGGAATTATGCCATATGTG GATTACAATCAAGTAAAAGGTGTCCGAAAGGTAGGGCATGTAATTTTCtacatgtttttaaaaatcctGTGAGATTACAAGAGGAAAATCGACGTTCTgaaag GCCTCGATGGACACCATCTCGGTCTTGGAGATGGTCAGAATCACCGGAACGATTTGTAATTAAAGATAAGGAAATTAAAAGACATTCTAGTAGCAATTCTGAAAGAAACCATCGTCGACATCGATCTCGTCGGTCAAGCTCTTATCGAAAACGagattga